A part of Acropora palmata chromosome 6, jaAcrPala1.3, whole genome shotgun sequence genomic DNA contains:
- the LOC141883794 gene encoding uncharacterized protein LOC141883794 isoform X1, with protein MLREMIVSDIFSFKKGSVGRGDAWDSIAEKLNQIDSPQFRIKDKGGVRDRWVLLRRKFRSKIREEEAASGVVVEDLTEKEFLIEELIEREDTIKPDDNRLSVQQDKDKAEDIRKKAMESMGETKKRKLSRGTTDEDQPTTSGRKRCAQPLVDFLRENANAERELRQQELDIKRKEQEKEQETMQAMMLQQQQMNQAFISVVKKLLEK; from the coding sequence ATGCTGAGGGAAATGATTGTCAGTgatatattttctttcaagaaaggAAGCGTCGGCAGAGGAGATGCGTGGGATTCTATAGCTGAAAAGCTTAATCAGATAGACTCGCCACAGTTTCGCATCAAAGACAAGGGAGGTGTTAGAGATCGCTGGGTATTGCTTCGACGAAAATTTAGGTCAAAGatcagagaggaggaggcggCTAGTGGTGTCGTCGTTGAAGATCTGACAGAGAAGGAATTTCTAATCGAAGAGTTGATCGAGAGAGAGGATACCATCAAACCAGATGACAACCGTCTATCAGTTCAACAAGACAAAGATAAAGCCGAAGACATAAGGAAGAAAGCCATGGAGAGTATgggagaaacaaaaaagcgAAAATTATCGAGAGGAACGACTGATGAGGATCAGCCAACAACCTCAGGCCGCAAGAGATGTGCACAACCGCTTGTAGATTTCTTGCGCGAAAATGCTAACGCTGAAAGGGAACTTCGCCAGCAAGAGTTGGACATTAAACGAAAGGAACAGGAAAAAGAGCAGGAAACGATGCAAGCCATGATGTTACAACAGCAGCAGATGAATCAGGCTTTCATATCAGTTGTCAAGAAACTGCTTGAGAAGTGA